The following coding sequences are from one Biomphalaria glabrata chromosome 8, xgBioGlab47.1, whole genome shotgun sequence window:
- the LOC106058426 gene encoding cytochrome P450 2J1-like yields MIDAILIFVIVLSTLYWWTSQRKKGFPPEPGLSLPLIGHVHLVETDPTNQFIQWRKRLGDVFLVRYGYKQVVFISGYEAIHEALVKKHAIFMNRSDGFLHEVLFNRKGVISLAGEEWREQRAFLQQALKELGMGRNVMAERIHAEVGHLLHEIDQSKGQPLDLRKLFTASVSNVICYITFGRRYDYDDKVFNQMRDLTMRQFEIASPSSPLHFFYKIIRRLPLDFFHYREFMQTIKTMIAHFTRMIQETVSDSRNDGHYIVHMFTAEMDKRKEAGCSSTFEDGNRLYNCYNFFNAGTETSSTTLLYGVLFLVNFPEIQEKLFEEIKEHVGTDHLPPWSSRKNLVLLNAFIYETQRLSSIIPLSLERMTASDSTIKGCFIPKGTVVIPVLDSLLWDEEVWGDPMNFRPERFLENGKLTVKKEFLPFSDGSRRCLGEPLAAMELFLFMAALIQRYKFVPEESGKLPAMGGRYGFSRTPHPFKVRALLRE; encoded by the exons ATGATCGATGccattttaatatttgtgaTAGTCTTGTCTACGCTGTACTGGTGGACTTCTCAACGCAAAAAAGGTTTCCCGCCTGAACCAGGACTGTCGTTACCTTTGATTGGTCACGTTCATTTGGTAGAGACGGATCCAACCAATCAGTTCATTCAATGGAGAAAAAG ACTCGGTGACGTCTTCCTGGTTCGCTATGGCTACAAGCAGGTGGTCTTCATCAGCGGCTACGAAGCGATTCACGAGGCGCTGGTCAAGAAACACGCCATCTTCATGAACAGGTCGGACGGGTTCCTGCATGAGGTTCTGTTTAACCGCAAGGGAGTCATCTCCCTTGCTGGAGAGGAGTGGCGAGAGCAGAGGGCGTTTCTCCAGCAGGCACTCAAAGAACTGGGGATGGGACGCAACGTTATGGCAGAGAGGATCCATGCTGAGGTTGGTCACTTGCTGCATGAAATTGACCAGTCCAAAGGACAACCCTTAGATTTACGAAAACTGTTCACAGCCAGTGTTTCTAACGTCATATGTTACATTACTTTCGGCAGACGATATGATTATGACGACAAAGTATTCAACCAAATGCGAGATCTAACAATGCGACAATTTGAAATAGCCTCCCCTTCTTCGCCATTGCATTTCTTTTACAAGATTATCAGACGTCTACCTTTGGATTTTTTTCACTATCGAGAATTTATGCAAACAATCAAAACCATGATAGCTCACTTTACACGTATGATTCAGGAAACTGTTTCTGATAGTCGCAATGATGGACATTACATTGTTCACATGTTCACAGCAGAGATGGataaaagaaaggaagctgGATGCAGTTCAACTTTTGAAGATGGAAATCGGCTGTATAATTGCTATAACTTCTTCAATGCTGGCACGGAGACATCCAGCACCACGCTTCTCTACGGCGTTCTGTTTCTGGTCAACTTTCCTGAGATTCAAGAGAAGCTCTTCGAAGAAATTAAAGAGCATGTTGGAACTGATCATCTGCCTCCTTGGAGCAGCAGAAAAAATTTGGTATTGCTAAATGCTTTTATTTACGAGACCCAGCGTCTCTCCAGCATTATACCATTAAGCTTAGAACGAATGACGGCAAGCGACTCGACAATTAAAGGATGTTTCATCCCGAAAGGGACCGTTGTAATCCCAGTTTTAGATTCTCTTTTATGGGACGAGGAAGTCTGGGGGGACCCCATGAACTTCAGACCTGAGAGATTTCTCGAGAACGGCAAACTAACAGTGAAGAAAGAATTTTTGCCTTTCTCTGATGGCAGTAGAAGATGTTTGGGAGAGCCTCTTGCTGCAATGGAGCTTTTTCTATTTATGGCAGCTTTGATTCAACGCTATAAATTTGTACCTGAAGAATCTGGGAAATTGCCAGCAATGGGAGGACGCTATGGATTTTCTAGAACACCGCATCCCTTTAAAGTGCGAGCTTTGCTGAGAGAGTAA
- the LOC106058425 gene encoding uncharacterized protein LOC106058425, with product MADNIFILFYEIISMLANLINVLQFIYDIYQDISSRLRQSNVFWDTESNVTQSDWQSFAHPEWNSVTRDVYWDQVRRDVEWNLAARDGRWDLVTREGGWNPVTRDVGTSTRQLTTWSATESLDDRDIIGDALRDLDLQATEVDNSSSRPPVALRDSGDCIRCSMHAKRKVPMMKVLSDSKKMLRLRASKSAHNQSLQVNRNTHRELGIQVNLPQSPKAARKRSESRNRPISSSGSPVRSIVHLFENPPQSCNCTPSTICLHNECVKRHVASPSNRLISEGDSDDEPVPETPCGELKNLLKRVKTKRICLDKHHTFLHRPHLHKTFQRQASLLKGSSTKKSNKSSKRMRKSEDMDKISSSGPCSSVSRSPEDTTSGARKRKRMQGTMEAEQTTCMSLKKTIATRNQDVTVLPQRQNILETNSSMPRYKWSEVVHKQVARRLNERDNLTKPDDQRNPRGAGAKLTGRRVNSVDTKTEAGHTRSLSVPRGRSTSTARTKDNKMTIRSLVKTLSKTSGQVSDTTDAKKKS from the exons ATGGCagataatatttttattctgttttatGAAATCATTTCTATGCTAgcaaatttaattaatgt GTTGCAGTTTATATATGACATCTACCAAGATATCAGCAGCCGTTTGAGACAG agcaatgtCTTCTGGGATACAGAGTCAAACGTCACGCAGTCAGACTGGCAATCCTTCGCACATCCAGAGTGGAACTCGGTCACTCGGGATGTCTACTGGGATCAGGTCAGACGTGATGTCGAGTGGAATTTAGCCGCACGAGATGGCCGCTGGGATTTGGTCACGCGGGAGGGCGGCTGGAATCCAGTCACTCGAGATGTTGGAACATCTACAAGACAATTGACTACGTGGTCGGCAACCGAATCATTAG ATGACCGGGACATCATTGGAGATGCATT GCGTGACCTGGACTTACAAGCCACTGAAGTGGACAACAGTTCTTCCCGACCACCTGTGGCGCTGCGGGACTCGGGAGATTGCATTAGATGCTCGATGCATGCTAAAAGGAAAGTTCCCATGATGAAGGTCTTGTCAGACTCCAAGAAAATGCTTCGGCTACGAGCCAGTAAATCCGCGCACAACCAATCTCTCCAAGTGAACAGAAACACTCACAGAGAACTAGGAATTCAGGTCAACCTCCCACAATCCCCAAAAGCCGCCAGAAAACGTAGCGAGTCTAGAAATCGGCCAATTTCGTCATCTGGGAGCCCTGTCAGATCCATTGTGCACCTATTTGAGAACCCACCTCAAAGCTGTAACTGCACGCCGTCAACTATTTGCCTACATAATGAATGTGTAAAACGTCACGTGGCTTCGCCCTCTAATCGTTTGATTTCCGAAGGAGATTCCGACGACGAACCGGTTCCGGAAACGCCCTGCGGCGAATTAAAAAATCTCCTAAAGCGTGTCAAAACAAAGCGAATATGTCTGGACAAACACCACACCTTTTTGCACCGACCACACCTTCACAAAACATTTCAAAGGCAAGCGTCGTTGTTAAAGGGATCCTCCACCAAAAAGAGCAACAAATCCTCCAAAAGAATGCGTAAGAGTGAAGATATGGATAAAATAAGTTCTTCGGGGCCATGCAGCAGTGTTTCTCGTTCTCCTGAGGATACTACTTCTGGCGCGAGAAAGCGCAAAAGGATGCAGGGAACGATGGAAGCGGAGCAGACGACTTGCAtgagcttaaaaaaaactatcgccACAAGAAACCAAGATGTAACTGTTTTACCGCAGCGCCAAAACATTTTAGAGACGAACTCTTCAATGCCCCGGTACAAATGGAGCGAGGTGGTCCATAAACAGGTTGCAAGGCGTTTGAATGAAAGGGACAACTTGACGAAACCAGATGACCAACGAAATCCTCGTGGTGCCGGCGCTAAGTTGACCGGAAGAAGGGTAAACAGTGTTGACACGAAAACGGAAGCTGGTCATACGAGAAGCCTCAGCGTGCCCAGGGGCAGGTCGACATCCACAGCTAGAACCAAAGACAATAAAATGACCATACGGTCGCTGGTGAAGACATTGTCCAAGACATCAGGACAAGTCTCAGACACAACAGATGCAAAAAAGAAAAGCTAG
- the LOC106058424 gene encoding acid ceramidase-like: MKELIYICLLVMICEVRKVHAQSVNVTCQKGQYPPDPKTKVGTFVINLDLPPEKRWAELGAAKGPQILYLIAGFKEFVTDWGAAGQALINFVDSKGGNLDDTLPYPFAAEIKGLANAVGMNLGEMVLYNLFYEFFTVCTSIVAEDSLGQLYHARNLDFGLFIGWDIKNKTWAITERLRPLIVNLDWQKGGKTVFKSVNFAGYIGILTAVKPQLFTLSMDERFNPDGGFIGIIKWITGNHNETWMSFLTRDVMENATSYAEARTKLEKTVMLAPAYFILGGNQSGQGCVITRARESNLDTWEMRNASGWYILETNYDHWEPPFFLDDRRTPAHKCMDQMGQKNAGFSGIFNVLSTQPVLNKLTTYSALMQVSTGNLETYIQTCPDPCSPW; the protein is encoded by the exons ATGAAGGAActtatttacatttgtttactGGTCATGATTTGCGAAGTGAGGAAAGTGCATGCACAG AGTGTGAATGTGACTTGCCAGAAAGGACAGTATCCACCTGATCCAAA aaCAAAAGTTGGCACTTTTGTCATCAACCTAGATTTACCTCCAGAGAAACGATGGGCTGAACTTGGTGCAGCTAAAGGCCCACAG ATTTTATATTTGATTGCTGGCTTCAAGGAGTTTGTAACTGACTGGGGTGCAGCAGGTCAAGCgctaattaattttgttgattCTAAAGGT GGTAACCTGGATGACACTTTACCATATCCGTTTGCTGCTGAAATTAAAGGGCTCGCTAATGCTGTTGGCATGAATCTAG gtGAAATGGTTCTATACAATCTCTTCTATGAGTTTTTCACCGTCTGCACTTCAATTGTTGCTGAAGATTCTCTCG GGCAACTTTATCATGCTAGAAATTTGGACTTTGGTCTTTTCATTgg GTGGGacatcaaaaataaaacatgggCCATTACCGAGAGATTACGTCCATTGATTGTCAATCTGGACTGGCAGAAGGGCGGCAAAACCGTTTTCAAGTCTGTCAACTTTGCTGGATATATTGGAATACTGACCGCTGTTAAGCCA caaTTATTTACATTGTCCATGGATGAGCGCTTCAATCCAGATGGTGGATTTATTG GTATAATAAAATGGATCACTGGAAATCACAATGAGACTTGGATGAGTTTCTTGACTCGAGACGTGATGGAAAATGCCACAAGTTATGCCGAGGCCAGAACTAAGCTAGAGAAAACTGTTATGCTGGCTCCAGCTTATTTTATTCTGGGTGGAAATCAATCTGGACAG GGCTGTGTTATCACCCGTGCCAGAGAATCTAATCTGGACACCTGGGAAATGCGCAATGCATCAGGCTGGTATATACTTGAAACAAATTATGATCATTGGGAGCCACCATTCTTCCTAGATGATCGCAGGACCCCTGCCCACAAGTGTATGGACCAAATGGGTCAAAAG AATGCTGGTTTTTCTGGTATCTTCAATGTTCTTTCAACACAGCCAGTTTTAAACAAG CTGACAACCTATAGTGCACTGATGCAGGTGTCTACCGGGAATTTGGAAACATATATACAGACATGTCCAGACCCTTGCAGTCCCTGGTAG